A stretch of the Bacillus thuringiensis genome encodes the following:
- a CDS encoding HBL/NHE enterotoxin family protein encodes MNNNFPYKLLTLSTFLTLTTTTVVYPVAAFASESKIEQTSTEDISLSVNSEKMKKALQDAGLFAKSMNDYSYLLINNPDVNFEGIDIKGYTNLPNQILQDQKNAREHATKWDAHIKKQLLDTLTGIVEYDNTFDNYYDTLVEAINEGDTDTLKEGITDLQGEIKQNQAYTQNLIQELAKLRDSIGEDVRAFGGHKDILQSILKNQASGIDEDEKRLNDVLEQVRHFKQVESDGIITVSVPSIPTWIAGGVMIGVARDNLGTLEPLLAQLRQTVDYKITLNRVVGVAYNNIAEMQNAIGSAINALTYMSAQWHDLDSQYLGVLNHIDKASQKADQNKFKFLKPNLNAAKDSWKTLRADAFTLKEGIKTLKMDPVSSKK; translated from the coding sequence GTGAATAATAATTTTCCTTATAAACTACTTACTCTATCGACGTTTTTAACACTGACAACAACTACTGTAGTTTATCCAGTAGCAGCTTTTGCAAGTGAAAGTAAAATAGAACAAACGAGTACAGAAGATATATCTCTTTCTGTAAACAGCGAAAAGATGAAAAAAGCTTTGCAAGATGCTGGGTTATTTGCAAAATCCATGAATGATTACTCCTATTTGTTAATTAATAATCCCGATGTTAACTTTGAAGGAATTGATATTAAAGGATATACAAATTTACCTAATCAAATTCTACAAGATCAAAAGAATGCAAGAGAGCATGCTACAAAATGGGATGCACACATAAAAAAACAACTTTTAGATACCCTGACAGGGATTGTAGAGTATGATAACACATTTGATAATTATTACGATACATTAGTAGAAGCAATTAATGAAGGAGATACAGATACATTAAAAGAAGGTATTACAGATTTACAAGGTGAGATTAAACAAAACCAAGCATACACACAGAATTTAATACAAGAACTAGCTAAGTTAAGAGATAGTATTGGAGAAGATGTCCGAGCATTTGGAGGTCATAAAGATATCTTGCAATCGATTTTAAAAAACCAAGCATCTGGAATAGATGAAGATGAAAAGCGCTTAAATGATGTTTTAGAGCAAGTAAGACATTTTAAACAAGTAGAATCGGATGGAATAATAACTGTATCCGTTCCCTCAATTCCTACATGGATTGCTGGCGGTGTAATGATAGGGGTAGCGAGAGACAATTTAGGTACGTTAGAGCCATTGTTAGCGCAATTACGTCAAACGGTAGACTATAAAATAACATTAAATCGTGTAGTTGGAGTTGCGTATAATAATATTGCTGAAATGCAAAATGCAATTGGTTCAGCTATTAATGCTCTTACCTACATGTCAGCACAATGGCATGATTTAGATTCTCAATATTTAGGAGTACTTAATCATATTGATAAAGCATCCCAAAAAGCAGATCAAAATAAATTTAAATTCTTAAAACCAAACCTGAATGCAGCGAAAGATAGTTGGAAAACATTAAGAGCAGATGCGTTTACATTAAAAGAAGGAATAAAAACATTAAAAATGGATCCTGTTTCTTCAAAAAAATAG